The following nucleotide sequence is from Pseudonocardia sp. C8.
TGCCGTGGAGCGCCACCGGTCCGGCGCTGGCCTGGCTGGTCGCGTTGTTCGCCGCCGGTGCGCTGTGGCGGGTGCGACGGGAGCGGATCGAGCAGGTCCGCCGCGCGGCGGAGGAGGAGCGACGGCGACGCGCGGGCGAGGAGCGGCTGCGGATCGCGCAGGAGCTGCACGACGTGCTCGGCCACCACGTCTCGTTGATCAACGTGCAGGCGGGGGTGGCGTTGTTCCTGATGGACGACGACCCGGAGCAGGCCCGCACCGCGCTCACCGAGATCAAGCGGGCCAGCCGGGACCTGCTCCGGGAGATGCGCTCCACGCTGGGTGTGCTGCGCGGGGTGGACGAGCAGGCACCGCGGCTGCCCACGCCGGGCCTGGACCGCCTCGACGCGTTGCTCGACGAGGTTCGCGCGGCCGGGCTGCCGGTGGATCGCCGCACCGACGGGGCACCGCGGCCGCTGCCGACCGGGGTGGACCTGGCCGCGTACCGGATCGTGCAGGAGTCGCTGACCAACACCCGCCGGCACTCGGGGGCGGCGGCCGCGGTCGTCACGCTGCGGTTCGGTGCGGACGAGCTGGAGCTGACCGTGGACGACGACGGCAGCGGCCCCGCCGACGGCGTGGCCGAGGGGGCCGGGCTGACCGGGATGCGGGAGCGGGCCCGGTCGGTGGGCGGCACGCTCGAGGCGGGACCCGGCCCGGAGCGGGGCTTCCGGGTGCACGCCCGGCTCCCCGCGCCCCCGACGGCCGGTGGGCCGGAGCCGGCGGCCGCGGCGCCGCCGGACACTGCCCCGGCCGCCGGCGCGCCGGTCCCCGCCCCGTCCCCGACCGGCGCCCCGGTACCGGACGCGCCGGGAACCGCCCCGCCGACCGGCCCGGACGACGGGACGGTGGAGCGGTGATCCGCGTGCTGCTCGCCGACGACCAGGCCCTCGTCCGTTCCGGGTTCCGCGCGTTGCTCGGTTCCCAGCCCGACCTCGAGGTCGTCGCCGAGGCCGCCGACGGCGCGGAGGCGCTGGCCGCGACCCGCGAGCACGCGCCGGACGTCGTGCTCATGGACATCCGGATGCCCGGCACCGACGGCCTCACCGCCACCCGGTCGATCACCGACGATCCCGCGCTGGCCGGCACGAAGGTGATCGTGCTGACCACCTTCACCGACGACTCGTACGTGTTCGAGGCGATCCGCGGCGGCGCGAGCGGGTTCCTGGTGAAGGACTCCGAGCCCGGTGACCTGATCCACGCGATCCGGGTGGTGCACGGCGGCGAGGCGCTGCTCGCGCCGGCGGTCACCCGCACGCTGATCGCCGAGTTCGCGGCCCGTTCCCGGGGTGGCCCGGCCGGCGCGGCGCGGCTCGACGTGCTCACCGAGCGGGAACGGGAGGTGCTCGCCGAGGTGGCCGCCGGGCTGTCCAACGACGAGATCGCCGTCCGCCTGCACATGAGCCCGACGACGGCGAAGACGCACGTCAGCCGCACGATGACCAAGGTCGGTGCCCGGGACCGGGCCCAGCTGGTGGTGCTGGCCTACGAGTCCGGCCTGGTCCGGCCGGGCTGGGCGGGCTGAATGGGAGGATCCGGCGGGTGACGACCGTCTTCGTGTTCAACGGCCCGAACCTCAACCTGCTCGGCACCCGCAACCCCGAGGTGTACGGCACGAAGGTCCTCGACGACGTCGAGGCCCTGTGCCGGGACTCCGCCGCCGGGCACGGACTGGAGCTGGACTTCCGGCAGACCAACCACGAGGGCACCCTCGTCGACTGGATCCATGAGGCCGGGGCCGCGGTCAAGCGGGGCGAGGCGCTCGGCCTGGTGCTCAACGCGGCGGCCTACACCCACACCTCGGTGGCGCTGCACGACGCGATCGAGGGCACCGAGCTCCCGACCGTCGAGGTGCACATCTCGAACGTGCACGGCCGGGAGACGTTCCGGCACCACTCGTTCGTCTCGCCGGTGGCCATCGGGATCGTCGTCGGCTTCGGCGTCGACGGCTACGCCCTGGCGATCGACGGGCTGGTCCGGAAGCGGCGCCCGGCACGGTCCGTCTAGATTGCGCCGGACGACACCGGGCCGCCGCGGACCCCTCGCGCGCGGCGGCCCGGGAGCCTGCTCAGCCCTCGACGGCCGACGGGTCCATCCAGACGAACTCCCAGCGGTGACCGTCCGGGTCGTCGACGCTGCGGCCGTACATGAAGCCGTGGTCCTGGGTGTCCCCACCCTGGGTGCCGCCGGCGCCCAGGCCGGCCTCGGCGATCCGGTCGACCTCGTCCCGGCTCTCCACGCCCAGCGCGTTGATGACCTCGCGGGCGGTGCCGGTGTCGGCGGTGCCGGACTGCTTGGTGAACTCGGTGAACCGCTTCTCGGTCATGACCATGACGACGATCGCGTCGCTGATCACGAAGGACGCCGTCTGCTCGTCGGAGAACTGCTCGTTGAGCGTGAACCCGAGGGCGGAGTAGAACGCCTTGGAGGTGTCGAGGTCGGCGACCGGCAGGTTCACGAAGATCATGTTCGGCATGTCTGGCTCCTGGGTTGTGGTGTGGCGCCGGGGTTCCGGTGCCGTTCGAGAGGGGTGACCGCAGGCCGGGCGAGAACTCATCGCCCGGCCCCCAGGTTCGTCCCGGGCGTCCGGCAGGATCACCGTCCATGACCGTGAAGTGGGGAATCATCGGGCCGGGCCGGATCGCCGGGAAGATCGCTCCGGACTTCGGGCACGTTCGCGACGCCGAGCTGGTCGCCGTCGCGTCCCGGTCCACCGAGCGCGCCGAGGCCTTCGCCCGCAGCCACGGCATCGGGCGGGTGCACACCGGCTACCGGTCGATCATCGACGACGACGGCGTCGACGTCCTCTACATCGCCACCCCGCACCCGCAGCACCGCGCGCTCGCACTGGCCGCCCTCGAGGCCGGCAAGGCGATCATGGTGGAGAAGGCGTTCACGGTGAGCTCGGTCGCCACCCGGGAGATCGCCGCGGCCGCGCGCAACCGTGGCGTCTTCGCGATGGAGGGCATGTGGACGCGGTTCTTCCCGGCCGTCGTCCGGCTCCGCGAGCTGCTCGCCGAGGGCGCGATCGGCGAGGTCCGCTCGGTGCAGGCCGACCTCGGCGTCCGGAACCGGTCCGCCGTCGACGACCGCTTCTTCTCCCCGCAGCTCGGCGGCGGCGCCCTCTTCGACGTCGGCGTCTACGTGATCTCGTTCGCCCAGATGATCCTCGGCAGCCCGTCGGTGATCGCCGCGTCGGGCGCGCTCGCGCCGTCCGGTGTGGACCTGGAGGAGTCGATCCTGCTCGGCTGGCCGGACGGGCGCAGCGCCGCCCTGCAGGTCAGCCTGCAGTGCGCGATGCCCGGCTCGGCCCGGGTGATCGGCACCGAGGGCTGGATCGAGGTCCCGCCGCGCTTCCACCACCCGGACCGGATCGTCGTGCACCGGTTCGGTGCCGAGCCCGAGGAGATCGTGCTGCCGGCCACGGGCGCCGGGTTCACGCACGAGATCGAGGAGGTCACGCGCCGGGTCGCGGCCGGCGAGACCGAGAGTCCGGTGATGCCGCTGGCCGACACCGTCGCTGTCCAGGACGTGATGGCTGCGGTCGCCGACCAGGTCGGGATGGTGCCGGAGGAGGGGCCGGCGATGCTGTGACCATTCCCGGATTTCACCTGATCGTACCGCCGGTGCCTCTTGACGGGGGTTTCCGAAATTGGTTCCGTGTGAGAGGCAGCTGAGATTCAAATGAGCCTCCGTGAGCGTTCTTGTGGACGCGCGGGTGCGTATTCGAAGGAGAGTAAGTTGCTTGTCACCAAACCCATGGCTGGCGCGATGACGTTACTGGCCGTTGCCGCATTCATAGTCACGCTATTCGGAGGCGTGGCGTCGGCCGGGCCTTCCTATCCTCCCATTCCGAGCGACCTGTTGAGGAGTCACTGCACGGTGGAGTCGGTCGCGGGGGTGAGCAGTGGTGTCAAAATTACTTGCAATGGTCTTCCGGTGAAGGAGCGCGAGTTCCGTGCTATTGCAGTATGTAACTCCCCGAAGAAGTCTAAGGTATATGGGTTTGGGAACTGGGCGCCGACGGGGAGTGGGGCGTCAACTGCGGTATGTCCGGTTGGCTTTGGTTTCCAGCTTTTTGAAACTGGGATGCGCTGAGCGTAGACCCAACCTTCGTACCGGGAACGGGGTCGGCCGGGTTCCGCTGCCACGCATGTCGGGGCAGGTCGCCGGCATCCTGGTCGGCGCGCATCAGGCCGTTTGGGGGTCGGGATCCGGTGGGCCCAGGTTGGTCGCCAGCATGTAGCTGATCCGATAGTACTGCTCTCCGCGCGCAGGTCGGGATCCAACGGCAGTGGGCTCCTGCAAGCCGCCGCACTCGATGTCGTCACCCAGCCCGGCTGGCAGACCCATCTGCGCGCCCTGCGCAAGCAGCTTCGCGCTCGGCGCGATCTCCTCGTCGGCGCGATCTCGACACACGTTCCCAGCGCCACGGTCTGGGCAGTACCGCCCGGCGGGCTCAACCTTTGGGTGCGGCTGCCCGATGCGGTCGACCTCGATCGGCTCACGAAGGATGCCGAAGCCAGGGGTCTCGTCCTCGCTGGTGGCGATGAATGGTTCCCCGCGGAGCCCACCGGCCGCTACCTACGCCTCAACTTTGCCGGACCTGTCCCCGCCGCCTACAAACAAGCCGCCACACTACTCGACGAGTCGCTTCGGGCACAGCAGTAGCCGGCAACAACCTTCTGGCCAGCAACAGCTGGCGTTCTTTCGAACGCGGGTTCGAGTTGTCCCCAGCGCCGTCCACACCTGTGGACAACTCGCCGTTCCTGTGGACGGATCCGTCACCGGCGACGGGTGCGCCGGACCGTGGGCCGGTCCATCCCGTCGCCGGTCATCTCCCGGGCGATCCGCACGACGTGGTCGCGGACGTGCGGGTCGAGGTCGGCGGTCCGCAGTGCGAGCAGCTCGAGGATCGACGCCATGCCGAACGCCTGCTCGGGGCGGGCCAGCAGGCCGGTGTGGTGCGCCTGGATCGCGTCCCGGCGCAGCGCCGCCGCGGCCGCGAGGATCGTCTCGCGATCGGCCCGCAGCGCGGAGAGCCGGCGTCGTTCGTGAGCGTTCATGGTCCCCCGGGCGGTCGGGCGGTCGGTCGGTCCGCCCGGGGGAGCGGGCGCGGGACCAGGGTGCGCCCTGCATCCGCCCCGGGGCCAGCGGAGTCCCCGAGATGTCGCACACATGTTCGACTCAGAGGTACAGCAGCACGACGGTGAGTACCGACGTCGCGGCCCGCACGTGGTTCGCCACCGTCCACCGCGGTGCGAACGAGTCCCACTCCCCGCCCCGGTCGAGGGCGGTGTTGAGCGGGATGTTCACCGCGACCGTCACCACGAAGGCGGTCAGTCCGGTCACCGCGCCGGCGATCCGGAGCGGGTCCCCGGCGAGCACCCCGGCGAGCAGCAGCGCGGCACAGGTGAGGGCCGTCCCGGCGAACAGGGCCCCGAACACCGGGTTCAGGATCACCCGGTTCACCTCCCGCATGGTCGCGGCCGCCTCGCCGGCCGGTCGCCGGCGCAGCGCCGGCAGGACCGCGACCGAGAACGCCAGGTAGATCCCGCCGAGCAGGCCGGACCCGATGCCGGCGACGCCACCGAGGACCCCGCCGCTCGCCGCCCAGTCCACCGCGATGCCCTGGAACCCGTCCCGAGCAGTGGTCATGTCGCGCTCCCGTCGTCGATGGTCCATCCATCGTGGCGCGACAACGCTGGACGCAGAATCATTCGTCATCCACAATCATTGCTCGATCATCCACAGCTGGGGACGAGCTGTGGATCGGCTGGCATGCTGTGCCCGTGCCCGCCCCGCCGTTCCCGGTCGCCGACCCGCTCGGCGAGGCGCTGCACGTCCTGCGGATGGACGGCGTCTTCTACTGCCGGTCCGAGCTCGGCGAGCCGTGGGGGATGACGCTGCCCGCGACCCCGGGCTGCCTCTGGTTCCACGTCGTCACCTCCGGTGGGTGCCGGCTGACCGTGGACGGCGGCGAGCACGTCCTCCGCCCCGGGGAGCTGGCCCTCGTCCCGCACGGCACCGGGCACGTGCTGCGCAGCGCGCCGGACGCCCTCGCGCCGGACATCCGGGCGATCCCGCACGCGATGCTCGACGGCCGCTACGCCCTGCTCCGGCACGGCGGCGCGGGCCCGGCGACCCGGATGGTGTGCGGCGCCGTGCGCTTCGGGCATCCCGCGGCGCGCGACCTCGTCGACCGGCTGCCGGAGCTGATCAGGGTCGAGCCGTCACCGCTCGGCGACCGCGTCCAGGACACGCTCCGGCTGATCGCCGCCGAGGTCGAGGACGGCAGACCCGGCAGCGATGCGGTGATCACCCGGCTGGCCGACGTGCTGGTCATCCAGGCCGTCCGCGGCCGGCTGGAGCGCGACGCGGGCGCCCGGACCGGCTGGCTCGGCGCGCTGGCCGACGACCGCATCGGCCGCGCGCTCGCCGCGGTGCACCGTGAACCGGAGCGCGACTGGACGGTCGCGTCCCTCGCCGCGACCGCGGCGATGTCCCGGTCGGCGTTCGCGGCGCGGTTCACCGAGCTGGTCGGCGAGCCCGCGATGGCATACGTGACGCGGTGGCGGATGCAGGCCGCCGTCGACGTCCTGTCGGGGGGAGATGCGACGGTGGCCGAGGTCGCCCGCCGGTTCGGCTACCGCTCCGAGGCGGCGTTCACGCGGGCCTTCACCCGGGTCGTCGGCGAGCCGGCCGGCCAGGTACGGCGGCGGGCCACGGCGCGCGGCCCGGCCGGGCTGGAGGCGTTCGCCGGGCCGGGATGACGACACCCGAGGGCGTCGTACGCATGTTCGACCCAAGGGTGGTACGCTGCGACGACAGCACAAAGAGTCGCCTCGATGTTCTCGTATCGAGCACCATCGTGGCAGCGCAAGAGATCGGTAGACGACGTCATGGACGGGTATCGATGGCGTCGTATCGAGCATGCTCGGAAAGGAGCTAGAAAGCGGTAGACGGGCCGATCGGGGCCCGGCGATGCCGCGGTATCGGCGTGTCTCGGGGTCATCCGAGATTCCGGTAGACGGCGGCATCGATCGGTCATGGCGTTGTATCCCGCCGTCTAGCCGATGGGCGAGACGGGTGGAGACATCAGGATGGCCCCGTGCCCGCTCGGGCTCTCTGCTGCGCTCTCGCGAATTTCCTAGAACGGCGGAGACAGCCGGATCGTGCGTGCTCACGGCCCTTGCCCCGCGGCCTAGTCTGGCTGTGGCCAGGGAGGGGCGACCGATGGGCGGGAGACGTGCGGCGAGCGGCGCAGCGGCGGCGGTGCTGCTCGCCGTCCTGACCGGGTGCGGGGAGCCGGCGCCACCCGCCGCGCCGGCCGCACCACCCGCGCCCGCCGCACCGGCAGCACCGCCCGCCCCACCCCCGGCACCCGGTAGCCCGACATCGGCACCGGTGCCGACCGGAACGGTCGTCATGCTGGGCCCCAGCCAGTTCGGCGACGTGCTGTTCGACGGGGACGGACGGGCGATGTACATGTTCGCGCCCGAGAAGGGGGCGGCTCCCGCCTGCTACGGCGAGTGCGCCGCCGCCTGGCCACCCGCCGTCACCGACGGCCCGCCGCAGGCCTCCGGCGGGACCCGGCAGGAGCTGCTCGGCACGACCCTCCGCACGGACGGCACGACCCAGCTGACCTACGCCGGTCATCCGCTCTACGCGTACCGCGGCGAGCCGCCCGGGGTCGTGCGCTGCCACAACGTCGACCTGCACGGCGGGCTGTGGTACGCGCTCACCGCGTCCGGCGAGATCGCTCCGCTGGAGCCACGCTCCTGAAGGGCGAGCACCGCGGAGCGATCCACCGCACGGTGGTTCGGGGCACGAGGCAGCAGCCCGTTCCGCCGAACCCACGCTCCGGCCCGTTCCCGCCGAGATGCAGCCCAGGGTTCGGTAAAGACCGAGACAATTCGCGCTGAGCTGCATGTCGGCGGGGGTGATCCCGGCACGGACCGTTCGCGTCGGGCGCGAGGGGCCACCGTCGCCGCGCCGGCGGTGGCCCCCCGCGACACCGCGCCGGAAAGCGAACGGATCAGTGCTTGGTCGGGACCGTCACCGGGTCCCCGGCGACCAGCAGCACCTCGGCCCCGTCGACGAGGATCCCCTGGGTGGTCCCGGGGCTCGCGTCCAGGACGAACGACGACTCGTCGTGCCCCAGGTCGACCCGCACCGGGTGGCCACGCCACCGGACGGTGAACCGCAGCCGTTCCCACCGCTCCGGCAGCCGGGGCGCGAACGTCAGGCGGCCGCCCAGCATCCGCATCCCGCCGAAGCCGTGCACCGCGATCTGCCAGGTCCCGGCCGCCGCGGCGATGTGCATGCCCTCGATGGTGTTGCCCTGGTTGTCGTCGAGGTCGACGTAGGCCGACCGCTCGAAGTAGCGCACGGCCATCGTCGGGTCGCCCACCTGCAGGCCCAGGATCGCGTGGATCGACGGGCTCAGCGACGACTTGTGCAGCGTCCGGGCCTCGTAGTACTCGAAGTTCGCCCGCTGGGTCTCCGGCGGGTACTCGTCGGGCAGCAGGTACATCAGCATGAGGACGTCGGGCTGCTTGAGCAGCTTCGTGTCCTCGCAGTTGAAGTGGTGGTAGCCCGGTGGATAGCGGGGCATGTCGTTCTCGTCCCACGACTCGATCGGCACGTCGAGCCGGTCGAAGTAGCCGTCGAACTGCTCGATGACCCCGTCGGGGCGGGCGACGGGCCGGCGCACCCGGTCGGCCACGTCGGCCCAGCCGGCGACCTCGTCCGGGTCGAGGCCGATCGCGTCCCCGATGCCGGCGAGCCGGTCGGGCGCGGTCGCGGCGAGCGTGCGGTGCACGTCCACGGCCTCGGTCAGGTGCCAGCGCACCAGCCGGTTGGTGAACGCGTTCTCCGCGACGTGGCTGTGGAACTCGTCCGGGCCCATGACGTTGCTCAGTCCCAGCGAGCCGTCCGCACGTTCCTCGAGCCGGGACACCCAGAACCGCGCCGTCTCGAAGAGGATCTCGGCTCCCGCGTCGAGCAGGAACCGCTCGTCACCGGTCACCGCGACGTACTCCCGGACCGCGTAGGCGACGTCGGCGGTGACGTGCAGCTCCTCCTCCCGCGTCCAGAACCGGTCCTTGCCGTCGGGGGTCCACCGCGGGCACTCCTCGCGACCGGTGTCGGCGGCCTCCCAGGCGTAGCGCGCGCCGCGCGTCCCGTTCTCCGCGGACAGTGCCCGGGCCCCGGGCAGCGTGTGGTGCCGGTAGCAGAGCAGCGACCGGGCGGTCTCCGGCCGGGTGTAGAGGTAGAAGGGCAGCAGCAGGATCTCCGAGTCCCAGAACACGTGGCCCCGGTAGCCCTCCCCGGAGAGCGACTTCGCCCCGATGCTGACCGTCGGGTCGTCCGGGTTGGCGGCGATCAGCAGGTGGTAGGTCCCGAACCGCAGCGCCAGCGCGTCCTTCTCGTGCCCGACGACCTGCAGCTCGCTGTCCCGCCACAGCTCCGCCCAGGCCTCGGTGCTGGCCCGGACGGCCCCGTCGACGCCGCCCGCGGCGTGCGCCGCGACGGTCGCCGCCGCCCGCGCGCCCGGATCGTCCGGCCGGCCGGGGTCCCGGGACGTCGCGATGCCGACGAGCTTGTCGACCGTGACCGTCTCCCCGTCCGGCACCCGGAACTCGAGCCGCCGCGCCACCCGCTCACCTTCGACGAGGTCGGTGCTGCGGTCCGCGGCCCGGCCGGCCGTCACCGCGAAGGCGAAGGCGAGCCGGGTGCCGCGGTCGATCGTGTCGGCGTGCAGGAACCCGGTGCCGTCCGCGGCGAACCCGAGCTCACGGACGTCGAGATGCGTCGAGCGGGCCCACTTGTCCCACCGGCGCTGCGGCGGGAGGTCGAGGCCGTCCGGGTAGCGGGGCAGGCGGTCGAGGTTGCGCCGGTGGCCGTCCACCCCGGCCACGACCACGACCTCGGCGTCGTGGCCGAGCGGGGTCACCTCGACCCGCAGGGCGCACAGGTCCCGGTCGGCCATGCTGGCCAGCCGCACGCTGCGCAGCCGGGTGCACCGGCCGGCCCGGTCGGCGAACGTGGTGCTGCGGTGCAGCAGCCCGGTGCGCAGGTCGAGGACGCGCTCGTGCTCGACGATCTCGGCCGCGTCCGGGTCGAGCCGGACGCCGTCCACCCACACCGCGGTGTGCAGCCAGTCCGGGGCGTTGACCAGGTCGATCACCGGCGAGTCGTGGGCGTCGTAGACACCGGCGAGGTAGGTGCCCGACAGCGCCCCGAGGTGGCCCTCCTCGAGGGAGCCGCGGGTGCCGAGGCGGCCGTTGCCGACGGTGAAGACCGTCTCCCGGTAACCGGCCCGGGCCCGGTCGAAGCCGTGCTCGACGAGCGTCCACTCCGGATCGTGCCCGCTCATGCCGTCGCCACCGGGCCGTAGGCGTCCTCGATCTGCTTCGCGGTCCGGTCGAACGGCAGGTAGACGCTCAGGTCCGAACCGGACGCGCGCTGGGCGCCCATCGCGTTCCCGTAGTACGCGGCCGTCACGAAGTCCCCGAACTGGAGGTGCCCGAACGCCATCCCGGCCGCGAACGAGTCGCCGCAGCCCGTGGTGTCGACGACGTGCTCGACCGGGATCCGGGGCACGAGGTGCTCCTCCACGGACCCGTCCGGGCCCGGGAAGTACAGCGCGCACCCGTCCTCGTCGAGGGTGACGCAGACCGCCTGCACGCCCCGGTCGATGCAGTGCGCGGCCAGCTCGGGCAGCTGCTCGCGGTCCAGCGGGCGGCCGATCGCGTCCGGGTCGCCGCCCGGGGGCGGGAACCAGGTGCAGCCGGCCTCCTCCAGGTTCATCTTCAGGATGTCGATGTTCGGCAGCCAGGCGTCGCGGTCGATCCAGAGCCGCTTGGTCCGGACCCCGCGGGGCGCCAGGCTGACGCACGGACCGTGCGCGTCGAGCAGGATCGTGCCCGTGCCGTGGGTCTTGAGGTACGCCAGCGTCGTCGCCGGGACCTCGTAGTCGGTGATGGGGACGCAGACGAACGCGTCGGCGTCCACGACCTCCTCGACGTCCCCGGGCACGATCGGGTGCATGAACCCCGACTGCCGCTCGTTGCGGACGTTCTGGTCGACGTAGGTCAGGTCGATGACATCACCCCGGTCGGTGTGCGACCGGACCAGGGACAGGTCGACGTTGCCGAGGTGCCCGAGCAGGGCCTCGATCGGCTCCCGGTCCCGCTCGCGCACGTGCACGACCGGGACGACGACGTCGTCGTCGCCGAGCAGGGCGGCGAGCGCGGCCGTCGTGTAGAGCACGCAGCCGTACTTGTCGAAGACCTCGCCGCGGTGGGTGGTGATGTGGTCGCGGGGGATCGGGCCGAGCACGGCGACCTTGCGGCCGGTGGCCGGGTTCGTGGAGGTCATCTCAGCTCGCCTCCGGGGTCGGCTTCGGGTTCCGTGGGGCGATCTCGCCGCCCATGCTCTCGAGGTCCATGCCCTTGGTCTCGCGGACGAAGCGGCTCACGAACAGCAGCGACAGGACCGCGAACAGCGTGTAGAGGCCGTAGGCGAACCCGAGCGAGAACGCGGCCAGTGCGGGGAACGACACCGTGATCACCCAGTTCATCGCCCACTGGCCCGCGGCGGCGAGCGAGAGGGCCGCGGCCCGGATGCGGTTCGGGAACATCTCCCCGAGCAGCACCCACACGATCGGTCCCCAGGACATGCCGAACCCGATCACGAACACGTTCGCGGCGACGAGCGCGATCGGCCCGGCGACCCCGGACAGCACGAGGTCGCCTTCGGCGTCGACACCGGCGGTCACGAAGCAGAGGGCCATCGCGCCGAGCGAGAACGTCATCGCGGTCGAGCCGATGGTCAGCAGCGGCTTGCGCCCGAGCTTGTCGACCAGCGCGATCGCGATCAGCGTCGTCAGGATGTTGATGACGGAGGTGAAGACGCTGATGCCGAACGCGGCGCTCTCGCCGAACCCGACGGCCTGCCACAGGTCGTTCGAGTAGTAGAAGATGACGTTGATGCCGACGGCCTGCTGGAAGATCGACAGGAACAGGCCCACCCAGACGATCGGCCAGATCCCGCCGGTGGGCCGCCGCAGGTCGCTCCAGGACGGTTTCGTGCTGGCCTCCAGGGTCGCGCGGATCCGCTCGATCTTGATCTCGAGGTTCCGCTCCCCGAGGAGCGCCGTGAGCACCTTGCGCGCCTCGGGGATGCGCTGCTGCGCGACGAGGAACCGCGGGGACTCGGGGATGGTCGTCGCGAGCACGCCGTAGACGACGGCCGGCACGGCCATGGCCAGGAACATCCAGCGCCAGGCGGCCATGCCGAGCCACAGCTCGTTGCTCGCGCCGCCCGCCAGCTCGGCCAGCACCCAGTCGACGAGCAGCGACAGGAAGATGCCGGTGACGATGGCCAGCTGCTGCAGCGAGCCGAGCCGGCCGCGGATCCGGGCCGGGGAGGTCTCGGCGATGTAGGCCGGTGCGATCACCGAGGCGATGCCGACGCCGAGCCCGCCGATGATCCGGCCGATCACGAGGAGCTCGAGGTTCGTGGCCGCCCCGGTGACCACCGCGCTGGCGAAGAACAGCACGGCGGCGATCTTCATGACCTGGAGCCGGCCGATCCGGTCGGCGATGCGGCCCGCGGACATCGCCCCTGCGGCGGCGCCGAGCAGCGCGGACGCGACGGCGAAGCCCAGCCCGGCCTCGCTGGTG
It contains:
- a CDS encoding carbohydrate kinase family protein, giving the protein MTSTNPATGRKVAVLGPIPRDHITTHRGEVFDKYGCVLYTTAALAALLGDDDVVVPVVHVRERDREPIEALLGHLGNVDLSLVRSHTDRGDVIDLTYVDQNVRNERQSGFMHPIVPGDVEEVVDADAFVCVPITDYEVPATTLAYLKTHGTGTILLDAHGPCVSLAPRGVRTKRLWIDRDAWLPNIDILKMNLEEAGCTWFPPPGGDPDAIGRPLDREQLPELAAHCIDRGVQAVCVTLDEDGCALYFPGPDGSVEEHLVPRIPVEHVVDTTGCGDSFAAGMAFGHLQFGDFVTAAYYGNAMGAQRASGSDLSVYLPFDRTAKQIEDAYGPVATA
- a CDS encoding sugar porter family MFS transporter — encoded protein: MSEHGPVDDVPSVFDDDEEGSGSGVIRIASVAALGGLLFGYDSAVINGATSSIKDVFGTSEAGLGFAVASALLGAAAGAMSAGRIADRIGRLQVMKIAAVLFFASAVVTGAATNLELLVIGRIIGGLGVGIASVIAPAYIAETSPARIRGRLGSLQQLAIVTGIFLSLLVDWVLAELAGGASNELWLGMAAWRWMFLAMAVPAVVYGVLATTIPESPRFLVAQQRIPEARKVLTALLGERNLEIKIERIRATLEASTKPSWSDLRRPTGGIWPIVWVGLFLSIFQQAVGINVIFYYSNDLWQAVGFGESAAFGISVFTSVINILTTLIAIALVDKLGRKPLLTIGSTAMTFSLGAMALCFVTAGVDAEGDLVLSGVAGPIALVAANVFVIGFGMSWGPIVWVLLGEMFPNRIRAAALSLAAAGQWAMNWVITVSFPALAAFSLGFAYGLYTLFAVLSLLFVSRFVRETKGMDLESMGGEIAPRNPKPTPEAS